One window of Lemur catta isolate mLemCat1 chromosome 3, mLemCat1.pri, whole genome shotgun sequence genomic DNA carries:
- the CAMK2N1 gene encoding calcium/calmodulin-dependent protein kinase II inhibitor 1, whose translation MSEVLPYGDEKLSPYGDGGDVGQIFSCRLQDTNNFFGAGQNKRPPKLGQIGRSKRVVIEDDRIDDVLKNMSDKAPPGV comes from the exons ATGTCGGAGGTGCTGCCCTACGGCGACGAGAAGCTGAGCCCCTACGGCGACGGCGGCGACGTGGGCCAGATCTTCTCCTGCCGCCTGCAGGACACCAACAACTTCTTCGGCGCCGGGCAGAACAAGCGGCCGCCCAAGCTGGGCCAGATCGGCAGGAGCAAGCGGG TTGTTATTGAAGATGATAGGATTGATGACGTGCTGAAAAATATGAGCGACAAGGCACCTCCCGGTGTCTAA